From the Fulvia fulva chromosome 2, complete sequence genome, one window contains:
- a CDS encoding 37S ribosomal protein NAM9, mitochondrial encodes MPRTKRLHALKRPKLRQDWSKWNLYNLSRVTTPPAAQKTFFQQKWLAKSMLRSYHNPDVREGTWTRMFDRRLPAVVPMDHRYLAAKDGSEMSTGRGSGADKEPEQFNPRERQAQNRGPEITPYMHMTFHPLERRLDTAIFRALFASSTRQARQFVIHGSVKVNGKKMIYPGYQLNPGDMFQVDPDRVLFATGARKMKADSPLSNQDVRRKMEEREAMRKRKEREEEDRAVGAIEEAKDVESEAGAGTLEAEAAEGEEGADAKVKKARKELKRLMERAKIILDDSKRDLSGKRQQELRGFTRAVKTAFSKIRGKEESVTQETVEGLETALAEILTKVPQDAAAAAEASNAEASSEKQASSNPQMQDKTKIDAYRARKDAELLHAALERARANPVDTSKPYATPWQPRDYMSAFAFIPRYLEVNQNICSAVYLRHPVARPGLAEVPTPFSAETMGLGFNWYLRRR; translated from the exons ATGCCTCGCACAAAGCGCTTGCACGCGCTCAAACGACCC AAACTCCGTCAAGACTGGTCGAAATGGAATCTCTACAACCTCTCCCGAGTAACGACGCCTCCCGCAGCACAAAAGACCTTCTTCCAGCAGAAATGGCTAGCCAAGTCAATGCTACGATCATATCACAATCCCGACGTACGGGAGGGGACGTGGACGCGAATGTTCGACCGCCGGTTACCAGCAGTCGTGCCAATGGACCATCGATATTTGGCGGCGAAGGATGGCAGTGAGATGTCGACAGGTCGTGGTAGTGGCGCGGATAAGGAACCTGAGCAATTTAATCCACGAGAAAGACAGGCTCAAAATCGAGGGCCGGAGATAACGCCATATATGCACATGACATTTCATCCGCTGGAAAGGAGACTGGACACTGCCATCTTCAGAGCCTTGTTCGCATCCAGCACAAGGCAGGCGCGGCAATTTGTGATCCATGGATCTGTGAAAGTGAACGGCAAGAAGATGATATACCCTGGCTATCAACTGAATCCCGGCGACATGTTCCAGGTCGATCCAGATAGAGTGCTGTTTGCGACGGGTGCCAGGAAGATGAAAGCAGACAGTCCGCTCAGCAATCAAGATGTGAGGCGGAAAATGGAAGAGCGGGAGGCGATGAGGAAACGAAAAGAAAGGGAAGAGGAAGACCGGGCAGTCGGCGCGATTGAAGAGGCGAAGGATGTTGAAAGCGAAGCAGGCGCTGGCACATTAGAGGCAGAAGCGGCGGAGGGTGAAGAAGGTGCGGATGCGAAGGTAAAAAAAGCGAGAAAAGAGCTCAAGAGGCTTATGGAGCGTGCGAAGATCATCCTCGACGACTCGAAGCGCGACCTATCAGGAAAGAGACAGCAGGAGCTGCGCGGCTTCACAAGGGCGGTGAAGACTGCTTTCTCCAAAATTCGCGGCAAGGAAGAATCAGTGACTCAGGAGACGGTAGAGGGTCTCGAGACTGCACTGGCGGAAATCTTGACCAAAGTACCACAAGATGCAGCTGCAGCAGCGGAAGCATCCAACGCGGAGGCATCGTCTGAAAAGCAGGCCTCATCGAATCCACAGATGCAGGACAAGACCAAGATAGACGCATACCGAGCACGGAAAGACGCCGAGCTATTACACGCCGCACTGGAGAGGGCGCGAGCAAACCCCGTCGACACCTCGAAACCATACGCAACACCTTGGCAACCTCGAGACTACATGAGCGCATTCGCCTTCATCCCACGATATCTCGAGGTGAACCAGAATATATGTTCGGCAGTCTATCTGCGACATCCCGTGGCGAGGCCTGGCCTGGCAGAAGTACCCACGCCCTTCTCAGCAGAGACCATGGGTCTGGGTTTCAACTGGTACCTCAGAAGACGATAG
- a CDS encoding La: MADPVAEPQTATTEKPTTEAPTNGDAEKTADAPTNGAEVSEKKESASKRGADEDDFERYDNDKGNDRRSDRRDRDDRRGDRRNGRDGDRRGGRGGRGRGGGRGRGRGDSNRFNRKDNIRTKYERQEESSDATEIRRQVEFYFSDSNLPIDKFLLEETGGSENKWFPLKTIHSFKRMRHFQPFSVVVEAVKGSDLLEVNDKDEVRRKEPLDSKFTQDVRANGELLTSDSMKRSIYAKGFGEETGSTGFDIEEFFNPYGANAVRLRRSEDGTFKGSVFVEFASEDDAQQFLNMEEKPKFKDEKELEVMSKKAYVDMKSEAILDGRVKPKSPTRSSYRSQDDRRGNRGGRGGGRGRGRRGSFDYGNNKRKRDGDDDDVADKDDWRSRRDKFQKQDRSVSRSRSRSRSPYRAEKETEETKTEEKKESAPEESAPEKPAAAEPGEVKADA; encoded by the exons ATGGCCGACCCAGTCGCCGAGCCCCAGACCGCTACCACCGAGAAGCCTACCACTGAAGCTCCCACCAACGGCGATGCTGAAAAGACTGCTGATGCGCCCACCAATGGCGCAGAAGTGAGTGAAAAGAAAGAGAGCGCCAGCAAGCGCGGCGCAGACGAGGACGACTTCGAGCGATACGACAACGACAAGGGCAACGACCGCCGCTCAGACCGCCGTGATAGAGACGACCGCCGAGGAGACCGACGCAATGGCCGTGATGGCGATCGCAGGGGTGGCCGTGGCGGACGTGGAAGAGGCGGAGGACGAGGACGCGGGCGCGGTGATTCCAACCGCTTCAACCGCAAAGACAACATCCGTACCAAGTACGAGCGCCAGGAAGAGTCAAGCGATGCTACAGAGATTCGTCGCCAGGTCGAGTTCTACTTCTCCGACTCGAATCTTCCAATCGACAAGTTCCTCCTCGAAGAGACTGGTGGTTCGGAGAACAAGTGGTTCCCACTGAAGACTATCCACAGTTTCAAGCGCATGCGTCACTTTCAGCCATTTAGCGTGGTGGTGGAGGCAGTCAAAGGCAGTGACCTTCTCGAGGTTAACGACAAGGACGAG GTGAGGCGTAAGGAGCCACTCGATTCCAAGTTCACCCAGGATGTCAGGGCCAACGGCGAGCTGCTCACATCCGATAGCATGAAGCGTAGCATCTACGCAAAGGGCTTCGGTGAAGAGACTGGTAGCACTGGTTTCGACATTGAGGA GTTCTTCAACCCATACGGCGCCAATGCTGTACGTCTGCGCCGCTCCGAAGATGGCACCTTCAAAGGGTCAGTCTTCGTCGAGTTCGCAAGCGAAGATGACGCCCAGCAATTCCTCAACATGGAAGAGAAGCCTAAATTCAAGGATGAGAAGGAGCTCGAGGTCATGTCAAAGAAGGCCTACGTTGACATGAAATCCGAAGCCATTCTCGACGGCCGCGTGAAGCCTAAGAGCCCAACACGCAGCTCATACCGCTCACAGGACGACCGTCGCGGTAACCGCGGCGGACGTGGTGGCGGAAGAGGCCGGGGTCGTCGTGGTAGCTTCGACTATGGCAACAACAAGCGAAAGCGTGAcggcgacgacgacgatgTGGCAGACAAGGACGACTGGCGCTCACGCCGGGACAAGTTCCAGAAGCAGGATCGCTCCGTCAGCCGTTCGCGCTCCCGATCGCGCAGCCCATACCGTGCTGAGAAGGAGACTGAGGAGACCAAGACCGAGGAGAAGAAGGAGAGCGCGCCAGAAGAGTCTGCTCCCGAGAAGCCAGCAGCCGCTGAGCCAGGTGAGGTCAAGGCTGATGCATAA
- a CDS encoding putative eukaryotic translation initiation factor 4H has protein sequence MAPKKKGEKMALGDFLGNQSLGSWADEMDSVPVPSAPSGYGARDRRDDGPSERRAFNQPDWGSARADARGPPSGMGGGMGDRGASYDRPRYDREAVPFPTKPPYTAHLGNLDYNVTSVDIEGFLEGCSVTTVRIMEDKIDRKPKGFGYVEFASPEGLTKALDKSESSFMGRNIKISVADPPKNDRAESTRDFSDWSRRGPLPDLPSQGRQPSNRGFNRGGAFDDARSDAGSERAGSGRRPGFFEDDGKVRDLGNWERKGPLSPVPGQPGGRDGGRLREAGPPGDRRPSAAWGEGRSDAGSRPPRREFEPRPERAPTAAEQDNQWRTKMKPDASPAPTPDVSSPTSPAQETPKERPRLNLTKRTVSTAEPSSATTPSADAKASPFGAARPIDTATREREVEEKRQIVIREKEESDKKAAEEKKEKDAAAHAARAERADRGQAEGEKVTSPTGERPPRNDRRPSRQQQQNGGGAWRKEPAKENGEGPPQPKASFNVLQTDGADEAGGLDTPDADAKGTIIGDKETKPQEPVVAANGDAKDTAEALEDDGWSTVPAKTKNNRRAGGRAMAS, from the exons ATGG CGCCCAAAAAGAAGGGAGAGAAGATGGCCTTGGGCGACTTCCTCGGCAACCAAT CTCTCGGATCATGGGCAGACGAAATGGACTCAGTGCCAGTCCCATCGGCACCATCTGGATACGGTGCACGCGACCGCCGCGACGACGGACCGAGCGAGCGGCGCGCATTCAACCAGCCAGACTGGGGCAGTGCTCGCGCAGATGCACGTGGGCCACCAAGCGGCATGGGCGGCGGCATGGGCGACCGAGGAGCCAGCTACG ACCGACCACGATACGATCGCGAAGCAGTTCCTTTCCCAACGAAGCCCCCGTACACCGCACATCTCGGCAACCTCGACTACAATGTCACCTCCGTCGATATTGAGGGATTCCTCGAAGGCTGCTCAGTCACCACTGTACGCATTATGGAGGACAAGATTGACCGCAAGCCAAAGGGGTTCGGATACGTCGAGTTTGCAAGCCCAGAGGGCTTGACCAAGGCTCTCGACAAGAGCGAGTCCAGCTTCATGGGGCGCAACATCAAGATCAGCGTTGCCGATCCAC CAAAGAACGATCGTGCCGAGTCGACCCGCGACTTCTCCGACTGGAGTCGCAGGGGTCCACTTCCAGATCTTCCCTCCCAAGGACGTCAGCCATCAAACCGAGGCTTCAACCGAGGAGGTGCTTTTGACGACGCCAGATCCGATGCCGGCAGTGAGCGTGCCGGATCAGGTCGCAGACCGGGTTTCTTCGAGGACGATGGCAAGGTCCGTGACTTGGGCAACTGGGAACGCAAGGGTCCACTCTCGCCTGTCCCAGGTCAGCCAGGCGGTCGTGATGGCGGCAGGCTCCGGGAAGCAGGTCCACCAGGAGACAGGAGACCAAGCGCTGCTTGGGGCGAGGGTCGATCCGACGCCGGCTCCAGGCCACCGCGACGAGAGTTCGAGCCACGCCCAGAGCGAGCACCAACCGCTGCCGAGCAGGACAACCAGTGGCGCACGAAGATGAAGCCTGATGCTTCACCCGCGCCTACCCCAGACGTATCGTCGCCCACATCACCAGCACAAGAGACGCCAAAGGAGCGTCCGAGGCTGAATCTTACAAAGCGAACCGTCTCAACCGCAGAGCCTAGCTCAGCGACAACTCCATCGGCTGATGCCAAGGCATCGCCATTCGGCGCTGCACGACCCATTGACACTGCTACCCGCGAGCGTGAAGTCGAGGAGAAGCGCCAGATCGTGATCCGAGAAAAGGAAGAGTCGGACAAGAAGGCAGCCGAAGAGAAGAAGGAGAAGGATGCGGCTGCGCATGCGGCTCGCGCTGAGCGCGCAGATCGTGGCCAAGCCGAGGGCGAGAAGGTCACATCACCGACTGGCGAACGTCCACCACGCAATGACCGTCGCCCATCGCGCCAACAGCAGCAAAATGGCGGTGGCGCATGGCGCAAGGAACCAGCAAAGGAGAACGGCGAAGGTCCACCACAGCCCAAGGCCAGCTTCAACGTCCTACAGACCGACGGTGCGGACGAGGCTGGCGGGCTTGACACACCGGATGCTGATGCGAAGGGCACCATTATCGGCGACAAGGAGACCAAGCCACAGGAGCCTGTGGTCGCTGCCAATGGCGATGCTAAAGACACGGCCGAAGCACTCGAGGACGACGGCTGGAGTACTGTTCCAGCCAAGACCAAGAACAACCGTCGTGCTGGTGGACGTGCTATGGCCTCCTAG
- a CDS encoding Pre-mRNA-splicing factor rse1 codes for MANVQQTQAFYGLTLEQASAPTSAILCNAIPGLKTADQQIFEARGQHISLHRITESADRTERTVTTVLDQDVFGIVRGVTAFRIPGTSTDQLIVSSDSGRVSVINYDAEQNRFNKVHLETYGKSGVRRTIPGQYLASDTRGRCIMLASAEKNKVVYMMNRNADGTIQISSPHEANQWGSLCFAVCALDTGWEPPVFAALEVDYTEAESDPTGTMYEKREKQLVYYTVDLGLNHVVKSWSDTVDYTANMIFGVPGGQDGPSGVLVCAEDRIYYRHDKHASLSIPIPRRKGPTEDPNRKRIIVAGCLHLAKTRHEFFFLLQTEDGDVFKLSMAMEEDAQGRTTANPERIILKYYDTFPVARQMLLHKKGYLYIATENGNSQLFHIDDLADDLEFEPHNTFTSDDVSPDPGDSYEPLYFQPRELTMTHLAVDIPGLHPLLKTKVDNLTNEDAPQVYAIQGTGNKSQFKTIRHGLDVEVLINNSMGNVPYDNIWTFKHRSSDEHHKYLLLSSSYGDLTIACSIGDSVEQIESSPFLENRATVHAQQMGDATLVQVHARGIRSILESGAHNEWQSPAHRTVVVASANERQLLLALSSAELAFFFMGDDGILNQLEEMPEMSGKITALSVGQTPRGRQQAKYAVVGCDDCTIRVLSIELDSPLEPRSVQALSAIPTSLEVVEMLDPASNTTVNVVHIGLQSGLYLRAVIDETTGELGDVRTKFLGTQPPRLCPVEVNDQDCILACSSRPWLGFNHPQTDLYTVTPLITEPINAARSFISPDLSGLCAIQGSSLLIFTVPSIEGRLSHSTIDLAYTPRSMTRNPWYPVWYVAQSDGNALSKATRDQLRGKAIDDDDEATALEKHLGLPRGAQHWASCIQAVDPVTKNAVVSTVELAENEAALCCTCVAFESRDWEVYLAVGTGQHMQPGTGVQAVGYVHIYKLVEDGTKLEFVHKTKFDQPVYTVLAFNGRLALGVGNELFIYDMGIKAMLRKARGQAVPNQIVSLEAQGNRIVCGDVSEGITYVVYKPKFNRMIPFVDDVVQRWTTCTTMVDYETAAGGDKFGNLWVVRCPEQPSQEADEEGAGGFIMNERSYLNGAPYRLDLRAHYFCQDIPTSMQRTALVAGGQEVLFWSGLQGTLGMLVPFVTREDVEFFTQLEQQMRAEDPPLAGRDHLMYRSYYVPVKGVIDGDLCERFMHLSYDSKQKIAAEVDRGVKEIEKKIQEMRTRVAF; via the coding sequence ATGGCCAACGTGCAGCAGACACAAGCCTTCTATGGCCTAACCCTCGAACAAGCCTCGGCGCCGACATCCGCCATCCTCTGCAATGCGATCCCAGGATTGAAGACGGCCGACCAGCAAATCTTCGAAGCTCGAGGCCAGCACATTTCACTGCATCGCATCACCGAAAGCGCAGATCGCACTGAGCGCACAGTGACGACGGTACTTGATCAGGATGTCTTTGGCATCGTACGTGGCGTGACAGCCTTCCGCATTCCGGGAACATCGACAGATCAACTTATTGTCTCTTCAGACTCCGGCAGAGTGTCCGTCATAAACTACGACGCCGAGCAGAACCGCTTCAACAAAGTCCACCTCGAGACATATGGCAAGTCGGGTGTTAGGCGGACGATACCGGGGCAGTACCTCGCCAGCGACACACGAGGACGATGTATCATGCTGGCGAGCGCCGAGAAGAACAAGGTCGTGTACATGATGAATCGCAATGCAGACGGCACAATACAGATCAGCAGTCCACATGAGGCAAACCAGTGGGGCAGTCTATGTTTTGCAGTTTGCGCGCTGGACACTGGTTGGGAGCCGCCAGTCTTTGCCGCCCTGGAGGTGGACTACACAGAGGCGGAGAGCGACCCGACAGGCACAATGTACGAGAAGCGGGAGAAGCAGCTGGTATACTACACTGTCGATCTTGGTCTGAACCATGTTGTAAAGAGCTGGAGCGACACGGTGGACTACACTGCGAACATGATCTTTGGTGTACCTGGTGGGCAGGATGGACCATCTGGTGTGTTGGTGTGCGCTGAGGATCGCATCTACTACAGACACGACAAGCACGCTTCTCTCAGCATACCGATCCCGCGACGGAAAGGTCCGACAGAAGACCCGAACAGAAAGAGAATCATCGTTGCTGGCTGCCTGCATCTAGCAAAGACACGACACGAGTTCTTCTTCCTCTTGCAGACAGAAGATGGCGACGTTTTCAAGCTCAGCATGGCCATGGAGGAAGACGCTCAAGGCCGAACCACAGCAAATCCGGAGCGCATCATCTTGAAGTACTACGACACATTCCCGGTGGCAAGGCAGATGCTGCTACACAAGAAGGGCTACCTGTACATCGCCACCGAAAACGGCAACAGCCAACTCTTTCACATCGATGATCTGGCAGACGACCTGGAGTTCGAGCCACACAACACATTCACGTCTGACGACGTCTCACCTGATCCAGGAGACAGCTACGAACCATTATACTTCCAACCTCGCGAACTTACCATGACCCACTTGGCTGTCGATATCCCAGGACTGCATCCTCTGTTGAAGACAAAGGTCGACAACCTCACAAACGAAGATGCGCCACAAGTCTACGCGATACAAGGAACTGGTAACAAGAGTCAATTCAAGACGATCAGGCATGGTCTGGATGTCGAGGTCCTCATCAACAATAGTATGGGTAATGTGCCGTACGACAACATCTGGACCTTCAAACATCGGTCGAGCGACGAGCACCACAAGTATCTTCTGTTGAGCAGCAGCTATGGTGATCTCACTATCGCCTGCTCGATTGGAGATTCTGTCGAACAAATCGAAAGCTCGCCTTTCCTGGAGAACCGTGCGACTGTACATGCACAGCAGATGGGTGATGCCACATTAGTGCAGGTACACGCACGCGGTATTCGAAGTATACTCGAGTCCGGCGCCCACAACGAGTGGCAATCACCCGCGCATCGCACTGTCGTCGTGGCTTCGGCAAACGAGCGACAACTTCTGCTGGCTTTGAGCTCCGCCGAACTAGCCTTCTTCTTTATGGGCGACGATGGCATTCTGAACCAGCTTGAGGAAATGCCCGAAATGAGCGGCAAGATCACAGCACTCTCGGTCGGTCAAACACCGCGGGGACGACAACAAGCGAAATATGCTGTTGTCGGATGTGATGACTGCACTATTCGTGTCTTGAGCATCGAGCTCGATTCGCCGTTAGAGCCACGCAGTGTGCAAGCTCTATCGGCCATACCGACCTCACTCGAAGTCGTCGAGATGCTGGACCCTGCGTCAAATACAACAGTCAACGTCGTGCACATTGGTCTACAATCAGGTCTGTACCTGCGAGCCGTCATCGACGAGACCACTGGTGAGCTCGGCGACGTGCGAACGAAGTTCCTTGGTACTCAGCCGCCGCGACTCTGCCCTGTCGAGGTCAACGACCAAGATTGCATCTTGGCCTGCTCAAGTCGTCCTTGGCTGGGCTTCAACCACCCACAAACCGACCTCTACACCGTCACTCCGCTCATCACAGAACCTATCAACGCCGCACGATCATTCATCAGCCCTGATCTGAGCGGTCTCTGCGCCATTCAAGGCTCATCACTTCTCATCTTCACAGTCCCATCGATAGAGGGACGATTATCACACAGCACAATCGATTTGGCGTACACACCCCGATCCATGACCCGCAACCCGTGGTATCCAGTATGGTACGTCGCTCAAAGTGACGGCAATGCACTTTCCAAGGCCACTCGAGATCAGCTTCGGGGCAAGGCCATCGATGACGACGACGAGGCGACAGCACTCGAGAAGCACCTGGGCCTGCCTCGCGGCGCGCAGCATTGGGCTTCGTGTATACAGGCTGTGGACCCGGTGACAAAGAATGCTGTCGTATCCACTGTCGAGCTTGCCGAGAACGAGGCAGCACTGTGCTGTACCTGTGTCGCATTCGAATCGAGGGACTGGGAAGTTTATCTTGCGGTCGGTACTGGCCAACACATGCAGCCCGGCACTGGCGTCCAGGCTGTTGGTTATGTTCACATCTACAAGCTAGTCGAAGACGGCACCAAGCTCGAGTTCGTCCACAAGACAAAGTTCGACCAGCCAGTCTACACCGTTCTGGCCTTTAACGGTCGCCTCGCTCTAGGTGTCGGAAACGAGCTCTTCATCTACGACATGGGCATCAAAGCCATGCTCCGCAAAGCCCGTGGCCAAGCAGTCCCCAACCAAATCGTCAGCCTCGAAGCCCAAGGCAACCGCATCGTATGCGGAGACGTCAGCGAAGGCATCACATACGTCGTTTACAAGCCCAAATTCAACCGCATGATCCCCTTCGTCGACGACGTCGTACAACGATGGACCACCTGCACCACCATGGTCGACTACGAAACCGCAGCAGGAGGCGACAAATTCGGTAACCTCTGGGTCGTGCGCTGTCCCGAACAGCCCAGCCAGGAAGCCGACGAAGAAGGTGCCGGCGGCTTCATCATGAACGAGCGCAGCTACCTCAACGGCGCACCCTACCGTCTCGATCTCCGCGCCCATTACTTCTGCCAAGACATCCCGACAAGCATGCAGCGCACCGCCCTCGTCGCCGGAGGCCAAGAAGTCTTGTTCTGGTCCGGTCTGCAGGGCACACTCGGCATGCTCGTCCCCTTCGTCACACGTGAAGACGTCGAGTTCTTCACGCAGCTGGAACAGCAAATGCGCGCTGAAGACCCTCCGTTGGCGGGACGGGATCATTTGATGTATAGATCCTACTACGTGCCTGTGAAGGGTGTGATTGATGGTGATCTCTGCGAGCGGTTCATGCATCTGAGCTATGATAGTAAGCAGAAGATTGCCGCGGAGGTGGATCGAGGGGTCAAGGAGATTGAGAAGAAGATTCAGGAGATGAGGACGAGGGTTGCGTTTTAG
- a CDS encoding Phenylcoumaran benzylic ether reductase PT1: MAATTKNILIFGGTGLIGQHITDAILRNKDKFSKIAVFTSKDTLGAKSDKIDSLKARGAEIIVGDTQSSTDVNEAYNGFDTVVSCLGRPVIDRQLQLIELADKHPDIKRFFPSEYGTDIEYWESSANEKPHQQKLKVRALLKTVKNLEYTFVVTGPYGDADGLLYLAAKKPEDEAEGTFDVKRKRAVLLGDGKGKISLTTMRDVGKLVVAALLKPEAVKNKAIHVNSFTATPEEIVVEFEKQLDAKWDVAYYSLDQLKQLEEEAWAEGLPKAGTITLRRIWTSGGTLYDKRDNYLVDMEDRVDSLADAVRQAIAIQQEA, encoded by the exons ATGGCAGCAACGACTAAGAACATCCTGATCTTCGGCGGCACCGGCTTGATCGGCCAACACATTACCGACGCCATACtgaggaacaaggacaagtTTAGCAAGATAGCAGTCTTCACGTCCAAGGACACTTTAGGGGCAAAATCTGACAAGATCGATAGCCTCAAGGCTCGAGGCGCGGAGATCATTGTCGGTGACACCCAGTCTTCGACCGATGTGAACGAGGCATACAATGGCTTCGATACTGTGGTATCATGTCTGGGCAGACCAGTAATCGACAGACAACTTCAGCTCATTGAGCTCGCCGATAAGCATCCGGACATCAAACGT TTCTTCCCCTCAGAATATGGCACAGATATCGAATACTGGGAGAGTTCAGCCAACGAAAAGCCTCATCAGCAGAAGTTGAAAGTCCGGGCGTTGTTGAAGACTGTCAAGAACCTAGAGTACACTTTCGTCGTCACTGGGCCATACGGCGATGCAGACGGACTTCTCTACCTCGCTGCTAAGAAGCCCGAAGACGAAGCAGAAGGCACCTTCGATGTGAAGCGTAAGCGTGCTGTTCTCCTTGGCGACGGCAAGGGCAAGATCTCCCTCACGACGATGCGAGATGTCGGCAAGCTGGTTGTCGCCGCCTTGCTGAAGCCAGAAGCGGTCAAGAACAAGGCCATCCATGTCAACTCATTCACTGCCACACCAGAGGAAATCGTGGTCGAGTTTGAGAAGCAGCTAGATGCGAAGTGGGATGTCGCGTATTACAGTCTCGACCAGCTGAAGCAACTTGAGGAGGAAGCCTGGGCCGAAGGACTTCCAAAGGCCGGCACTATTACGCTACGGCGGATTTGGACCTCTGGTGGCACACTCTACGACAAGAGAGACAACTATCTCGTCGACATGGAGGATAGAGTGGACTCACTCGCAGATGCTGTGCGTCAAGCGATAGCCATCCAGCAGGAGGCATGA
- a CDS encoding Lactose permease: protein MTTIDEKEMSGTQHVHSVDDDLQKGPAVKEAAVHSVALTEAIEAQKPRLLSRSMIQLYAIMGIGYLVSTMNGFDSSLMGSINAMKSYQETFGLNGAGSTTGIIFIIYNCGQIAAFPFCGFLADGYGRRVCIFVGCLLVLVGTAVQTTAHTMGQFIGGRFLLGFGASIASAAGPAYTVELAHPAYRGTMAGFYNNFWWLGNILAGWTTYGTELHFPDSSWSWRTPTLVQCGMPSVVMALIMFFPESPRWLLMKDRREDAIKVLAKYHGDNDPNAPIVQLQLHEISEDMAVTRNDNPWWDFRELANTRQARYRLYMVIAMAFFGQWSGNNVVNYFMPQMVANAGIHDTSKQLLINAINPIFSMLGAMYGATLLDRLGRRVMLLAGLAGGLVSYVLLTAFTAASETKSNLAYGTIVSIYLFGICFAWGWTPLQTLYAVECLENRTRAKGSGLNFLFLNVAMVVNTYGISVGIATIGWKLYLVYIGWICVELVIVYFFFVETAGKTLEELKEIFEARNPRKASTRKVMVEMDDAGRVVHVE from the exons ATGACCACCATTGACGAGAAAGAGATGTCAGGAACGCAACATGTCCACAGCGTCGACGATGATCTCCAAAAGGGACCAGCTGTCAAGGAAGCAGCAGTGCATTCTGTTGCACTTACGGAAGCCATCGAAGCTCAGAAGCCCAGACTTTTGAGTCGGTCTATGATTCAGCTGTATGCTATCATGGGCATCGGTTATCTGGTCTCGACGATGAATGGCTTCGACAGTTCTCTGATGGGCTCGATCAACGCCATGAAGAGCTATCAAGAGACGTTCGGACTAAACGGCGCTGGTAGCACCACTGGAATCATCTTCATCATCTATAACTGCGGGCAGATTGCCGCCTTCCCATTCTGTGGCTTCCTGGCAGATGGCTATGGTCGCCGGGTCTGCATTTTCGTGGGATGCCTTCTGGTTTTGGTCGGGACTGCGGTGCAGACAACTGCTCACACCATGGGCCAGTTCATCGGTGGTCGTTTCCTTCTAGGCTTTGGAGCCAGTATCGCATCGGCTGCTGGACCTGCGTATACCGTCGAGCTGGCTCATCCGGCATATCGAGGCACAATGGCAGGGTTCTATAACAACTTCTGGTGGCTGGGTAATATCTTGGCAGGCTGGACCACATATGGCACAGAGCTTCATTTCCCTGACTCCTCTTGGTCTTGGAGGACCCCCACGCTGGTTCAATGTGGTATGCCATCAGTAGTCATGGCATTGATCATGTTCTTCCCAG AATCTCCCCGATGGCTGCTGATGAAGGATCGACGAGAAGACGCCATAAAGGTCCTAGCAAAGTACCATGGCGATAACGACCCCAATGCCCCCATCGTCCAACTGCAGCTCCACGAGATCAGCGAGGACATGGCAGTCACACGAAACGACAACCCCTGGTGGGATTTCAGAGAACTGGCCAACACCCGCCAAGCACGTTACAGATTGTACATGGTCATCGCCATGGCATTCTTCGGACAGTGGTCCGGCAACAACGTGGTCAACTACTTCATGCCGCAGATGGTGGCAAACGCCGGAATCCACGACACATCGAAACAACTCCTCATCAACGCCATCAATCCTATCTTCAGCATGCTTGGCGCTATGTACGGAGCTACTCTGTTAGACCGTCTCGGAAGAAGAGTGATGCTTCTCGCCGGTCTCGCCGGTGGCCTCGTCTCCTACGTCCTCCTCACCGCCTTCACAGCCGCATCCGAAACCAAATCGAATCTAGCCTACGGCACGATCGTCTCCATCTACCTCTTCGGCATCTGCTTCGCCTGGGGCTGGACACCACTCCAGACTCTATACGCCGTCGAATGTCTCGAGAACCGAACACGCGCCAAGGGCAGTGGTCTCAACTTCTTGTTCTTGAATGTCGCCATGGTGGTCAATACGTACGGCATCTCGGTTGGCATCGCGACAATTGGATGGAAGCTGTATTTGGTGTATATTGGCTGGATTTGCGTGGAGTTGGTTATTGTTTACTTTTTTTTCGTGGAGACGGCGGGTAAGACGTTGGAGGAGTTGAAGGAGATTTTTGAGGCGAGGAATCCGAGGAAGGCGTCGACCAGGAAGGTTATGGTGGAGATGGATGATGCTGGGAGGGTGGTGCATGTTGAGTAG